A region from the Cryptosporangium arvum DSM 44712 genome encodes:
- a CDS encoding Gfo/Idh/MocA family oxidoreductase, with translation MAEPLRVALLGYGTAGASFHAPLIAAVDGLTLSAVVTSRRDQVLRDHPGARVLADAEEVWAARTSYDLVVVATPNHTHLPLARAAIDARLPVVVDKPLAGRAADARELVKRAEKAQVPLTVFQNRRWDGDFRTMRRLLTSGAVGHPLRLESRFDRWRPAVATDAWKESAANAGGILLDLGTHLVDQAITLFGPVRSVYAEIDARRPGAAVEDDVFLALTHASGVHSHLWASALAGQLGPRFRLLGDAGAYVTWGMDPQESALRAGRKPGSPNFGERPADEWGKVGAGDAVRPYRTLTGEWTRFYEGVVTAVTTGAPMPVDPHDAVRVLTVLDAARRSASARTVVDI, from the coding sequence ATGGCCGAGCCGCTGCGGGTTGCTCTGCTCGGCTACGGCACCGCCGGCGCCTCCTTCCACGCGCCGCTGATCGCGGCGGTCGACGGTCTGACGTTGAGCGCCGTGGTCACGTCCCGACGCGATCAGGTGCTGCGTGATCATCCCGGTGCGCGGGTGCTGGCCGACGCGGAGGAGGTCTGGGCCGCCCGGACGTCGTACGACCTGGTGGTCGTCGCGACCCCGAACCACACCCACCTGCCGCTCGCGCGGGCCGCGATCGACGCGCGGCTGCCGGTCGTCGTCGACAAGCCGTTGGCGGGACGCGCCGCCGACGCGCGGGAACTGGTCAAGCGGGCCGAGAAGGCCCAGGTGCCGTTGACGGTCTTCCAGAACCGCCGGTGGGACGGTGACTTCCGCACGATGCGCCGGCTGCTGACGTCGGGGGCGGTCGGGCATCCGCTGCGCCTGGAGAGCCGGTTCGACCGGTGGCGGCCGGCCGTGGCCACCGACGCCTGGAAGGAGAGCGCCGCCAACGCCGGTGGCATCCTCCTCGACCTCGGCACGCACCTGGTCGACCAGGCGATCACACTGTTCGGGCCGGTCCGGTCGGTCTACGCCGAGATCGACGCCCGTCGGCCCGGGGCCGCGGTGGAGGACGACGTGTTCCTGGCGCTGACGCACGCGTCGGGGGTGCACAGCCATCTCTGGGCTTCGGCGTTGGCCGGGCAGCTCGGGCCGCGGTTCCGGCTGCTCGGGGACGCCGGCGCGTACGTCACCTGGGGCATGGATCCGCAGGAGTCGGCCCTGCGCGCGGGCCGGAAACCGGGCTCGCCGAACTTCGGCGAGCGGCCGGCCGACGAGTGGGGCAAGGTCGGGGCGGGGGACGCCGTCCGCCCGTACCGGACGCTGACCGGGGAGTGGACCCGCTTCTACGAGGGCGTCGTCACGGCGGTGACCACCGGGGCGCCGATGCCCGTCGACCCGCACGACGCGGTGCGTGTCCTGACGGTGCTCGACGCCGCCCGGCGCAGCGCGTCCGCGCGCACGGTTGTGGACATCTGA
- a CDS encoding MBL fold metallo-hydrolase, translated as MRFQKFGHACVLVEDADARVLIDPGAFAQGWEELRDLTAVLVTHQHFDHLDVERLPGLLAANPDAVVYTDQASAGILAEDGIRAEGVAAGASLQLNGLSVEAIGVEHAVIHPDIPIIPNVGFLLGGRFFHPGDALTVPDRPIEILGAPTAAPWLKLWEAIDYVRAVAPRIAIPIHEKAAAFPQMYYQNMSKLSAESTAVEIIDDGEVREY; from the coding sequence ATGCGCTTCCAGAAATTTGGTCATGCCTGTGTGCTGGTCGAGGACGCGGACGCTCGGGTGCTCATCGATCCCGGGGCGTTCGCGCAGGGGTGGGAGGAGCTTCGGGACCTGACCGCGGTCCTGGTCACCCACCAGCACTTCGATCACCTCGACGTGGAGCGGCTGCCGGGCCTGCTGGCCGCCAATCCGGACGCCGTCGTCTACACCGATCAGGCCAGCGCCGGCATCCTCGCCGAGGACGGGATCCGGGCCGAGGGGGTCGCGGCCGGGGCGTCACTGCAGCTGAACGGGCTGAGCGTCGAGGCGATCGGCGTCGAGCACGCGGTCATCCACCCTGACATCCCGATCATTCCGAACGTCGGCTTCCTGCTCGGTGGTCGGTTCTTCCACCCGGGTGACGCGCTCACGGTGCCGGATCGGCCGATCGAGATCCTCGGTGCTCCGACGGCCGCGCCCTGGCTGAAGCTCTGGGAAGCGATCGACTACGTGCGGGCGGTCGCTCCGCGGATCGCGATCCCGATCCACGAGAAGGCGGCGGCGTTCCCGCAGATGTACTACCAGAACATGTCGAAGCTCTCGGCGGAGAGCACGGCCGTCGAGATCATCGACGACGGTGAGGTGCGGGAGTACTGA
- a CDS encoding alpha/beta fold hydrolase, translating to MRAKRTAILIGAAAAAVAAFYVRRQSSALADPRLDAMAPVPPRVDRTVRSADGTAIHVTEYGPADAPTVVLAHGWTCAIGFYTNQIRALSRDLHVVAYNLRGHGGSAVPGKGQFTTDALADDLAAVLHATVPDGQRAVVVGHSMGAMSLVALAGKHRALLHRKVAAAMLANTGVTDLVTSSLLLPGPDGLRRLTAPISRTLLAASLPLGTRPTAATMPLIRYIALAPQAPKDQVAFCAHIILETPRTVRGGFGATLGNLDLRTAVPHLDVPATVVTGEFDLLTPPKLGRRLAEDLPQARLVEIDGVGHMTPVEAPEIIEREIRALVDAHLTATA from the coding sequence ATGCGAGCGAAGCGAACGGCGATTCTCATCGGTGCCGCGGCGGCCGCGGTCGCTGCCTTCTACGTCCGACGTCAGTCGAGCGCGCTCGCCGACCCGCGGCTCGACGCCATGGCCCCGGTGCCGCCACGCGTCGATCGCACCGTGCGCTCGGCCGACGGCACGGCCATCCACGTCACCGAATACGGGCCGGCCGACGCGCCCACCGTCGTGCTCGCTCACGGCTGGACCTGCGCGATCGGCTTCTACACCAACCAGATCCGGGCGCTCTCCCGCGACCTGCACGTCGTCGCCTACAACCTGCGCGGTCACGGCGGCAGCGCGGTGCCCGGCAAGGGGCAGTTCACCACCGACGCGCTCGCCGACGACCTCGCCGCGGTGCTGCACGCCACGGTGCCGGACGGTCAGCGGGCCGTCGTCGTCGGACACAGCATGGGCGCGATGAGCCTGGTCGCGTTAGCCGGGAAGCACCGCGCGCTGCTGCACCGGAAGGTGGCGGCGGCGATGCTGGCCAACACCGGCGTCACCGATCTGGTCACCAGTTCACTGCTGCTGCCGGGGCCGGACGGTCTGCGTCGGCTCACCGCGCCGATCAGCCGGACGCTGCTCGCGGCGTCGCTGCCGCTCGGCACCCGTCCGACCGCCGCGACGATGCCGCTGATCCGCTACATCGCGCTCGCGCCGCAGGCACCGAAGGACCAGGTCGCGTTCTGCGCGCACATCATCCTGGAGACACCCCGGACCGTCCGGGGCGGCTTCGGCGCGACGCTCGGCAACCTCGACCTGCGCACCGCCGTGCCGCACCTGGACGTTCCGGCGACGGTCGTGACCGGCGAGTTCGACCTCCTGACCCCGCCGAAGCTGGGCCGTCGCCTCGCCGAGGACCTGCCGCAGGCGCGGCTGGTGGAGATCGACGGCGTCGGCCACATGACGCCGGTCGAGGCTCCGGAGATCATCGAACGCGAGATCCGGGCGCTCGTCGACGCCCACCTGACCGCGACCGCCTAG
- a CDS encoding DUF6232 family protein, with protein MDGLATARIIGIHRGLISPVNYFSADETGLHVTPPLGTVQVILNKRTLRIGHQTYQLQNLARVQTVRLPKPLDAEKGNSALAVLTAVGVLVVAGIISGAAQTEAICGLGVPLAIGLAIFVYLRTKKTWVPLYALVLETTGNPVTALVSPDSNEMEHLSGEIVEAIENPPEVERILQVNNVTLGDQYNQSGTQNIGRIGGAV; from the coding sequence ATGGACGGCCTGGCGACAGCGCGGATCATAGGAATCCATCGTGGACTTATCAGCCCGGTGAATTACTTTTCCGCAGATGAGACGGGACTTCACGTGACGCCACCACTCGGCACCGTCCAGGTAATTCTGAACAAGCGCACTTTGCGGATCGGCCATCAGACATACCAATTACAGAATCTCGCCCGCGTACAGACCGTGCGCCTTCCGAAGCCGCTCGACGCGGAGAAGGGCAACTCCGCACTGGCCGTGCTGACCGCGGTCGGTGTGCTGGTCGTCGCGGGAATCATCTCCGGGGCAGCCCAGACGGAGGCCATCTGCGGGCTCGGCGTCCCGCTGGCCATCGGCCTGGCCATCTTCGTCTACCTGAGGACCAAAAAGACCTGGGTGCCGCTCTACGCCCTAGTGCTCGAAACAACCGGAAACCCCGTTACAGCGCTGGTATCCCCCGACTCCAATGAAATGGAGCACCTCTCTGGAGAGATCGTGGAAGCGATCGAGAATCCACCGGAGGTCGAACGCATCCTGCAGGTCAACAATGTCACGTTGGGAGATCAGTACAACCAGTCAGGGACCCAGAACATCGGCCGGATCGGCGGGGCTGTGTGA
- a CDS encoding serine/threonine-protein kinase, whose product MSEQRTVDGRYRLDKAVGSGGMGVVWRAFDLRLGRVVAVKEVRFPSAMSDDERDSLTKRAMLEAQSAGRLDHPNIVPVHDVILEGEQPFIIMRFVEGRSLDQTVSADGPLPDRVVARIGVQLLDALGAAHAADVIHRDVKPHNVLIQTDGTAQLTDFSIASVFGTETLTKTGALLGSPGYIAPERLMTGSTTPGGDLFALGATLFFAVEGIGPFVAKETIVGLFASATQPHPRPKFAGPRLTRVIDGLLEKKPEERLDRPEARALLLSIAETPEESETRSGEFVPPPPGRVDTDDRVGRGAAAVPGLPQGDLPSDNSTAVFAVRERSRPLASSAPSSGAPVSGGVVYGRPISGAPISGASSSAGVVYGRPVSGAPVSGAPVSGGPVSGGPVSGAPWAGVPTSGVPVTGARELGWGPGSNSGGSGHGNSGHGNSGHGNSGHGNSGHGNSGHGGPPPTFRPPAVPTSPPAGQRWKRLLAVVTIVVLGLGAGIIANLIATQDRGSKANRAGINIVDAPTTGNDTTPTTPPSPGAETSDEPGAQPVPTGTRPQPTPITSSPDPTDTSEPPTDPKVLSASLSVQQPTNPVDCAKQLTIVITVNVKTVGAAAVEWAVSRGGTTVASQTRTVTEKDTGFSVSPEDVMGKPAAGAHSYSLTIKAPTAVNAGPEIIEIKCAQADPGGTNTATPNPFTR is encoded by the coding sequence ATGTCTGAGCAGAGGACGGTCGACGGCCGATACCGCCTGGACAAGGCTGTCGGGTCCGGGGGCATGGGCGTGGTTTGGCGTGCCTTCGATCTGCGCCTCGGCCGCGTCGTCGCGGTCAAGGAAGTCCGCTTCCCCTCGGCGATGTCGGACGACGAACGCGATTCGCTGACCAAGCGCGCCATGCTCGAAGCCCAGAGCGCCGGGCGTCTCGATCACCCGAACATCGTTCCGGTGCACGACGTCATCCTCGAGGGCGAGCAGCCGTTCATCATCATGCGGTTCGTCGAGGGTCGTTCGCTCGACCAGACCGTGTCGGCCGACGGGCCGTTACCGGACCGGGTGGTCGCCCGGATCGGCGTCCAATTGCTCGACGCGCTGGGGGCCGCGCACGCCGCTGACGTCATTCACCGCGACGTGAAGCCCCACAACGTGCTGATCCAGACCGACGGCACCGCCCAGCTGACCGACTTCTCGATCGCGTCGGTGTTCGGCACCGAGACGCTGACGAAGACGGGCGCGTTGCTCGGCTCTCCCGGGTACATCGCGCCGGAGCGGCTGATGACCGGCTCGACGACGCCCGGCGGAGATCTGTTCGCGCTCGGCGCGACGCTGTTCTTCGCCGTCGAAGGGATCGGGCCGTTCGTCGCGAAAGAGACGATCGTCGGGTTGTTCGCGAGTGCGACGCAGCCGCATCCGCGGCCGAAGTTCGCCGGTCCGCGTCTGACCCGGGTCATCGACGGGCTGCTGGAGAAGAAGCCGGAGGAGCGGCTCGACCGGCCGGAGGCTCGGGCGTTGCTGCTTTCGATCGCGGAAACTCCGGAGGAGTCGGAGACGCGGTCCGGAGAGTTCGTTCCGCCGCCGCCCGGGCGGGTGGACACCGACGACCGGGTTGGGCGTGGAGCGGCGGCGGTACCGGGGTTGCCGCAGGGCGATCTGCCGTCCGACAACAGCACCGCGGTGTTCGCGGTGCGCGAGCGATCGCGGCCGTTAGCCTCGTCGGCGCCGAGTTCCGGGGCGCCGGTTTCCGGAGGCGTGGTTTACGGGCGTCCCATCTCGGGTGCGCCGATCTCCGGGGCGTCGTCGTCCGCGGGTGTGGTGTACGGCCGGCCGGTGTCGGGTGCGCCGGTCTCGGGTGCGCCGGTCTCGGGTGGGCCGGTTTCGGGTGGGCCGGTTTCCGGGGCGCCGTGGGCCGGGGTGCCGACCTCGGGGGTACCGGTCACCGGGGCACGTGAGCTGGGTTGGGGTCCAGGCTCGAATTCCGGGGGTTCCGGGCACGGGAACTCTGGGCACGGGAACTCCGGGCACGGGAACTCTGGGCACGGGAACTCTGGGCACGGGAACTCTGGGCACGGCGGGCCGCCGCCTACGTTCCGGCCGCCGGCCGTTCCGACCTCACCCCCGGCCGGGCAGCGCTGGAAGCGTCTCCTCGCCGTGGTCACGATCGTCGTACTGGGTCTGGGCGCCGGGATCATCGCGAACCTCATCGCCACCCAGGACCGCGGCTCGAAAGCCAACCGCGCCGGCATCAACATCGTGGACGCGCCGACGACCGGCAACGACACGACACCGACCACGCCGCCGTCGCCAGGCGCCGAGACGTCCGACGAGCCGGGCGCGCAGCCGGTACCGACCGGAACGCGCCCCCAGCCCACTCCGATCACGTCTAGCCCCGACCCGACCGACACGTCGGAGCCGCCGACGGACCCGAAGGTGCTCAGCGCCTCCCTGTCCGTGCAGCAGCCCACGAACCCGGTCGACTGCGCGAAACAGCTGACGATCGTCATCACGGTGAACGTCAAGACCGTCGGTGCGGCCGCCGTCGAGTGGGCGGTCAGCCGGGGAGGCACGACGGTCGCCTCCCAGACCCGGACCGTCACCGAGAAGGACACCGGCTTCTCGGTGTCACCGGAGGACGTGATGGGCAAGCCCGCGGCCGGAGCGCACTCCTACTCGCTGACGATCAAAGCGCCGACCGCGGTGAACGCCGGCCCGGAGATCATCGAGATCAAGTGCGCCCAGGCCGACCCCGGCGGCACCAACACGGCGACGCCGAATCCGTTCACCCGCTAG
- a CDS encoding acyl-CoA dehydrogenase family protein, whose translation MTFDPADPIGIDDLLTDDEKAIRDAVRTRCDAVIAPNIAEWFESGRLPVREIAKEFGELGVLGMHLTGYGCAGLSAVDYGLACLELEAADSGLRSLVSVQGSLAMYAIWKFGREEHKERWLPAMASGDAIGCFGLTEPDHGSDPAGMRTRARRDGSDWVLDGRKMWITNGSVADVAVVWAGTEEGIRGFVVPTDTPGFEAPEITRKLSLRASVTSELVLNGVRLPSAAMLDVQGLKGPLSCLNEARYGIVWGSMGAGRSAFEAALEYAKTREQFGKPIGAFQLTQQKLADMAVELAKGQLLALHLGRRKDAGSLRPEQVSVGKLNNVREALEICRTARTILGANGISLEYPVIRHAVNLESVLTYEGTVEMHTLVLGQALTGHAAFRG comes from the coding sequence ATGACGTTCGACCCGGCTGACCCGATCGGTATCGACGACCTGCTGACCGACGACGAGAAGGCGATCCGGGACGCCGTGCGCACCCGCTGCGACGCCGTGATCGCACCGAACATCGCCGAATGGTTCGAATCCGGTCGCCTGCCGGTGCGCGAGATCGCCAAGGAGTTCGGCGAGCTGGGCGTGCTCGGCATGCACCTGACCGGATACGGATGCGCCGGCCTGTCCGCCGTCGACTACGGGCTGGCCTGCTTGGAGCTCGAGGCCGCGGACTCCGGTCTGCGGTCGCTGGTGTCGGTGCAGGGCTCGCTGGCGATGTACGCGATCTGGAAGTTCGGCCGCGAGGAGCACAAGGAACGCTGGCTGCCGGCGATGGCCTCCGGCGACGCGATCGGCTGCTTCGGTCTCACCGAGCCCGACCACGGGTCCGACCCGGCCGGAATGCGTACCCGGGCCCGCCGTGACGGCTCCGACTGGGTGCTCGACGGGCGCAAGATGTGGATCACCAACGGTTCGGTGGCCGATGTCGCGGTCGTCTGGGCCGGCACCGAGGAGGGCATCCGCGGGTTCGTCGTCCCCACCGATACGCCGGGGTTCGAGGCACCGGAGATCACCCGGAAACTCTCCCTGCGCGCGTCGGTGACCAGCGAACTGGTGCTGAACGGCGTTCGCCTGCCGTCCGCCGCGATGCTCGACGTCCAGGGCTTGAAGGGCCCGCTCAGCTGCCTGAACGAGGCCCGCTACGGCATCGTGTGGGGCTCGATGGGCGCCGGTCGATCGGCGTTCGAGGCCGCGCTCGAGTACGCCAAGACGCGGGAGCAGTTCGGCAAGCCGATCGGCGCGTTCCAGCTGACCCAGCAGAAGCTCGCCGACATGGCCGTGGAGCTCGCGAAGGGCCAGTTGCTCGCGCTGCACCTCGGTCGTCGCAAGGACGCCGGTTCGCTGCGACCCGAGCAGGTGAGCGTCGGCAAGCTCAACAACGTCCGGGAGGCGCTCGAGATCTGCCGGACGGCGCGGACGATCCTCGGCGCCAACGGCATCTCATTGGAATATCCGGTCATCCGGCACGCCGTGAACCTCGAGTCGGTGCTCACGTACGAGGGCACGGTGGAGATGCACACGCTGGTGCTCGGGCAGGCTCTCACCGGCCACGCCGCTTTCCGCGGGTAG
- a CDS encoding MerR family transcriptional regulator, producing the protein MASRTENDQAGEYRINDLARESAIPVRNIRLYQERRILPPPVRRGRVGWYSEAHLARLRLIARLLDRGYSLAHIGELISAWERGRDLADVLGLEAALTSPWSEEPQTVISAGDLQRMFGKQEERGTLDRAISSGMLRPEGTRFRVASPQLLDIAVQLVQAGYPLSVVLKLAEDSMHDIERVAERYVSLVKATITPSLSPGDSHGTDEPAEIDDPAAAAALVQSLRPLARKSVDAMLAMAMENAVNQVLGDAVSALAKETRES; encoded by the coding sequence ATGGCCAGCCGAACGGAGAACGACCAGGCCGGCGAGTACCGGATCAACGACCTCGCGCGCGAGTCCGCCATCCCGGTGCGCAATATCCGCTTGTACCAAGAACGCCGGATTCTTCCGCCGCCGGTACGGCGCGGCCGGGTCGGTTGGTACAGCGAGGCGCACCTGGCCCGGCTCCGGCTGATCGCCCGGCTGCTCGACCGCGGGTACTCACTGGCCCACATCGGTGAGCTGATCTCCGCCTGGGAGCGCGGACGCGACCTGGCCGACGTGCTCGGCCTGGAGGCCGCGCTCACCAGCCCGTGGAGCGAGGAACCCCAGACCGTCATCTCGGCCGGCGACCTGCAGCGCATGTTCGGCAAGCAGGAGGAGCGCGGGACGCTCGACCGGGCGATCTCGTCGGGCATGCTGCGGCCGGAGGGCACCCGGTTCCGGGTGGCCAGCCCGCAGTTGCTCGACATCGCCGTGCAGCTGGTGCAGGCCGGTTATCCGCTTTCGGTGGTGCTGAAGCTCGCCGAGGACAGCATGCACGACATCGAGCGGGTGGCCGAGCGGTACGTGTCGCTGGTGAAGGCCACGATCACGCCGAGCCTGTCCCCGGGTGACTCGCACGGCACGGACGAGCCGGCCGAGATCGACGACCCGGCGGCCGCGGCGGCGCTGGTGCAGAGCCTGCGCCCGCTGGCCCGCAAGAGCGTCGACGCGATGCTCGCGATGGCGATGGAGAACGCGGTCAACCAGGTGCTCGGTGACGCGGTGAGTGCGCTCGCCAAGGAAACCCGCGAGAGCTGA
- a CDS encoding putative bifunctional diguanylate cyclase/phosphodiesterase yields MIVLVLLAHVVVLPFYGLYRGIDFARCLVMVAPLALLVAVAGADQLGQRVRASAATLGIVASSAVTVSFSGGEIEAHFHFFVMLFFITLYQDWLTFLLAIGFVAFEHAIVGVLAPGDVYGHSPAVHEPVKYALIHAGYVTAAAVGAILNWRLTDRADAATREVTEQLEYDNCHDPLTGALNRREFETRISEVLNRIEEPDATVVCILDLDRFKIVNDTCGHPAGDRLLTEVCWVLSEVLAPEDTLARLGGDEFGILIRRRSVEEAVGMAKAACAALGRHRFKADDRTFAASASIGVLPLFGQVRYVEEAMQMADAALYTAKEAGRGRVHVHHQGDAELNRRQSDSIWAGALLDALHEDRLELVYQPIVPTVPNDEETGRIGEILVRLCEAHGSLISPGLFFPAAERYDLLPALDRSVVAKAIKTLVAHYPPGSPTNGDLYTINLAGPSIGDETFRTFVQAQLAEHKLSPSLICFEITETVAITNLEAARRFITEMRASGIRFALDDFGSGLSSFAYLKNLPVDFLKIDGNFVKTITHDMIDRTMVAAVNQIGHEMGLRTVAEFVEDDATLAVLREIGVDYGQGYGLGRPGPLASWLADRRPAGSATGTPAVVA; encoded by the coding sequence GTGATCGTCCTGGTGCTGCTCGCCCATGTCGTCGTGCTGCCGTTCTACGGCCTCTACCGGGGCATCGACTTCGCCCGATGCCTGGTGATGGTGGCACCGCTGGCCCTGCTCGTGGCCGTGGCCGGTGCGGACCAGCTCGGGCAGCGGGTGCGGGCGTCCGCCGCGACGCTGGGCATCGTCGCCTCCTCGGCCGTCACCGTGTCGTTCTCCGGTGGTGAGATCGAGGCGCATTTCCACTTCTTCGTGATGCTGTTCTTCATCACGCTCTACCAGGACTGGCTGACGTTCCTCCTGGCCATCGGCTTCGTCGCGTTCGAACACGCGATCGTCGGCGTGCTCGCGCCCGGTGACGTGTACGGCCACTCCCCGGCGGTGCACGAGCCGGTGAAGTACGCGCTCATCCACGCCGGTTACGTCACGGCCGCGGCGGTCGGCGCCATCCTCAACTGGCGGCTGACCGACCGCGCTGACGCGGCCACCCGCGAGGTGACCGAGCAACTGGAGTACGACAACTGCCACGACCCGCTGACCGGTGCGCTGAACCGCCGGGAGTTCGAGACCCGGATCAGCGAGGTGCTCAACCGGATCGAGGAGCCGGACGCGACCGTCGTCTGCATCCTCGACCTGGACCGCTTCAAGATCGTCAACGACACCTGCGGGCACCCGGCCGGCGACCGCCTGCTGACCGAGGTCTGCTGGGTGCTGAGCGAGGTGCTCGCGCCGGAGGACACGCTGGCGCGCCTCGGCGGGGACGAGTTCGGCATCCTGATCCGGCGCCGCAGCGTCGAGGAAGCGGTCGGGATGGCCAAGGCCGCCTGTGCCGCGCTGGGTCGTCACCGGTTCAAGGCCGACGACCGGACGTTCGCGGCGAGCGCCAGCATCGGCGTCCTCCCGCTGTTCGGGCAGGTGCGTTACGTCGAAGAAGCGATGCAGATGGCCGACGCCGCGCTCTACACCGCGAAGGAGGCCGGCCGCGGCCGGGTGCACGTCCACCACCAGGGCGACGCCGAACTCAACCGACGGCAGAGCGACTCGATCTGGGCCGGCGCTCTGCTCGACGCGCTGCACGAGGATCGCCTCGAACTCGTCTACCAGCCGATCGTCCCCACGGTTCCGAACGACGAGGAGACCGGCCGGATCGGCGAGATCCTGGTCCGGCTCTGCGAGGCCCACGGGTCTCTCATCTCGCCCGGGCTGTTCTTCCCGGCCGCGGAGCGCTACGACCTGCTGCCAGCCCTCGACCGGTCGGTCGTCGCGAAGGCGATCAAGACGCTCGTCGCGCACTACCCGCCCGGGTCACCGACGAACGGGGATCTCTACACGATCAACCTCGCCGGACCATCGATCGGCGACGAGACGTTCCGGACGTTCGTCCAGGCGCAGCTGGCCGAGCACAAGCTCTCGCCGAGCCTGATCTGCTTCGAGATCACCGAGACGGTGGCGATCACGAACCTCGAGGCCGCGCGCCGGTTCATCACCGAGATGCGCGCGTCCGGGATCCGGTTCGCGCTCGACGACTTCGGCAGCGGCCTCTCGTCGTTCGCATACCTGAAGAACCTCCCGGTGGACTTCCTGAAGATCGACGGGAACTTCGTCAAGACGATCACGCACGACATGATCGACCGCACGATGGTCGCCGCGGTCAACCAGATCGGTCACGAGATGGGGCTGCGTACCGTCGCCGAGTTCGTCGAGGACGACGCCACGCTCGCGGTGTTGCGTGAGATCGGCGTCGACTACGGCCAGGGTTACGGGCTCGGGCGTCCGGGGCCGCTGGCGAGTTGGCTCGCCGACCGCCGCCCGGCCGGAAGCGCGACCGGGACGCCCGCCGTGGTGGCGTGA